ATTTTGGTGAATCTGACTTGACTAATGATGAAGTGAAGAGATGAAAGGCTACAGATGAGTGAGACggcacagacacgcacacaaaaacgTAGCCCACTCATTAACGTAACCATcgtcagtcacacacagacacttgatGGGATGGATTAATGGATGTCGATGGCAACATATATGTCATTCTGCCTCTCCGCAGCTGTCCTCAGCCGCTTCACACTATGGATGAGCAAAAACCCTCCACTGCCTATTCATCCATGTCTCCAGCCTGCAGTCTACCAGCGCAATTTGATTCACCTACCGTGCATAACTGTATTACTCATCATCACACTTCTCTTTTTAATacatctctctcccccttctcaCCCTCGCACTGCAAAGCATGATTAGAAATTAGCTCTGCTGACGGTGGTCGGGACTGTTTGCTGGTCATTTCAGCAGGATTgtgcacttgtttttttctcctgtgcTATTCTCGTGTTGTTCTCAAGTGTAGGAAGGTGTGTGCGCGAGGAGATGTGTCGTGTGCAGTATGTGGCTGAGTTTgagcatttatgtgtgtgtgtaggagtgtaTGAGAGACAAAGGTTTGTGTAAGTGTTTGAGAGGAGGGAAATGTATCGCCAGTGCGCTgctgaacataaaaaaaatattttctgggTATTTTTATGTATTCTGTGACCCTGAGATTTTTCCagaaatgaaattaataaagCGCACTTACACCTCAGCCTTGACCTCTAAATTATATTCTGCTTATCAGCGGTGCTGATGCTaaattttttgtcttttcttttacacTCTCCTGAAATAAATCcagtgtctctctttctcacacgcacacacacacaccttggatAGTGGCCAGGGGATTGTTACCGAGGAGGGCTTGGCTCATCCCTGTGTTAACTCCCATCACAGTGTTCCTgttgtgtcacacacacacacacacacacacacacacacacacagcaccataCATGTGCAAGCATACGAACATACATATACgaacacagacaggcagaggagaaaaggtTAGAAAAAAGCAGGTTTAGCAGCAAGGACAAGCGGAGGGCAAATTCAGCAGATATAAAGAGCAGCAGTTTGCTGACAGTTGGCTATACAGGTGTAAACAATAGGTTAGAAATGCAGAAAGAAACAGGACATCTTGGGAAATGTATAGAACTCCAAAATCTCTCATGAACTGTGCATTCATGTTGAAGGACAGAAGTGATTCAATACAAGAACACAGCATTCTGCGCTGAACCAAAGTGTATTGTACTGTGTATCTGCACGTGTGTCTCTGTCGTATTCACCTCAAGTTTGCAGCAAAATCGGTGATGTAGTTAGACACGTCACCGTTCTTTTTACCCATACGCCATAAGCTGTGAAAAcaagaaccacacacacaaacacacacagggttaTAAAGCACTGCTGCACAGGGGGAGCAGTGGCGCCCAATGGCACGTCGagatatcagtgtgtgtgagcacaaaCGatcactgtgtgcgtgtgtgtcgaCCATTTAACTACAAACTGCAGGTGAACCGAGCATGGTGCAGTGCAGCATTCATGGTGAGCGTGTTTCTGGAAATGTGTGGTTACGCgtgttcaaatgttttgtctaaAAATATTCGGTGGAAGCGGTGATCTTTTAATATATGTTCATGATTCAGACGAATGAACAGACAGAGCTGTCACACataaagggtcagttcacccaaattacaaagtGGTATCTTAAAATGGAGGTACTGTGGGTTGTGcttcatttattcaggttttgcAATATCCATCTCTGAGATTGTTGCCGCCAAGCCAGTACAATGAAGATAAGTATGATTTTATCAGTGAaaaatttgatgaaaaaaatcatctgcAACACGTTTTATATTAGTACACAGTTTTAATAGGGACTATTTTTTCTGTAGaaagtacaaccctgattccaaaaagttgggacgctgtgtaaaacataaataaaacagatcctttctgacatatactcaatagAAAACcgtacaaagaaaatatattttaagtttcacctcatcagattcactgatttttctaaatatctgcaggttgattggtaacaggtgatagtatcatgattgggtatgaaaggggcatctggatggagcgaggttcaccactttgtgaacacatgtataaataaatatgtataaagAATATTActatgaacacatgaacacaaccGTTTGTTTGCACatgactgaattctgttttttccacagtgtcccaacttttttggaatcagggttggaCATAGTGTGTTCTGTACATTAgccagacatttttttctgaagagAGATGGTGCTCTTAACTTCACAAATGAATTTCCATTCACCTCTGCTGTATGccagtggaggcagaaatctcaggGCCAGGTTTGCTAAAAAGAACTAGTTCGTATGACATGTTGTCCAACCAAGGAGGAAGATTAATCTGTGTATCATTGTTCCAAATGGCCACACGTGAAGGCTGCCTGAAAGTCGTCAAGCTGTCATTGAGAGAGGCAGTAATTGTTTAAATATGAAGGTAATGGTGCACATTTTGAGACAGCTTCTACTGGAAGGCATTCATAGTGCACAAATAgatatgatatgataaaagAGGGACTAGGGGAAATTTCTAATCCTGCCaactctctcttctcctcataCCAAGACGACGGCTGCATGAAGTGGACATGAATGTTGTATAGTCAGTTTCAGAGAGTTGTGGACATTGTTAGTGTGGGGGGAGGGGTTTCAGAAGCACATTGGCCCTATTTAGAGACAGATATCTGAAAacctggaaaataaaacaataaaactatCACTAAAGGTAAtcaggatttttcttttcataatttGAGTGAACTGATGATTTCAAATTGGCCCTGACTATAACCGCTGGAAGCAACCAATCCCAGGTGGCGTGTTGTGAGCGTCTCTTGGTCGCTTACCCTGTGTTAAGGTTGAGTGTGCTGTGGCTGGGAGTGGCGGGGCTGGCCGTGCtgcggggaggaggaggaggagtcacCGGGGAGGGTGCAGAGCtgagggaggggtgggtggaggtgaggcTGGAAGTCAGGGGGCAGACGGAGGACATGGTGGTCACCGTTGTGCTGCTGAGACTGGTCACGGCCTGCGACAGCTGGCTGGACATCTggaagatagagagagagacagattcaGGTCCCTGAAACTGATGCCAGCTGAATTACAAGGTTTATTATCAGCTGTTTATTAAAAGACACACCgcaaaacatactgcaaacaCACTCCGAGGACAGTGTGTCCATTAAAACTACATAAGCGTAACAGTGAAGTCAAGGTTGGATATTTACCATGTGAGGGCTGTAGCAGGGCGGTTTGTGCGTTGGTGGGGCAGCGGGGGGCTGGCTGGGCAAGGGAGGGGTGGCACTGCTGGGGTTGATGCGTTTCTCTTTCTGCCGACGGTTGCAGAACCAGACCCGGATCACCTCCTTCTCCATGTTGAGCTGCTCGGCGATCAGCAGGATCTCCTCTGAGGTAGGCTTCTGGTTCTGCAGGAAGGGAAGGAGACAGGAATTCAGATCATTTCGTCAGTGCAAAgcttcaaaaaaacaaaacaccaggACATAAATCACTTGTTTTAGGACAGAGAGCAGAATCTGAGAAATAGTGACTTAACAGATGACTGTGCAGTATCTAGATGAGGCTTAAAAATTTCATAGAACTCCTACAGTCattacagtattttctgtcaCACAATCGCTATAATGTTGTGTGtcctttatttatatttaacaaACCCgaaaaaaacattatcaagCAGGTAGAGATAGATACTCTTAAAGGAGTCTGCCTCGGCCACAAAGCTGTTTTGTACTTGGGCAAAAAATCCATCCAAAATAAGCACATGAATTCATTAAGAGTGAAGAATAATCTTTAATCAACTTTTTGAAAGTTCTATAACTTAATGAAATAATAAGGTTGGATATCTTACCGTCATGAATGCGCGTTCCAGGGCCACACGTACATTCGTCTCGATGCTGGTTCTCTTCTTTCTGCGGCGACCAGGAACCCCATCAAAGCCCAGAGAGGATGAGGACAGGGAGCTGGGGCTGGGCAGGGTGCTGTCTATGGACATGGTCTCTGACGAAGGAGAGCAAACCCACACAAATGTGAATATCGGACTTACCGtcatgcacgcatgcacgcacttTAAACGCATGACGGTCTTAAAGTAAACTACTGTCATTTTGATGAGAGCTCACCCGCATCATTGAGCCACTTCTCCAGCAGTGGCTTCAGCTTGCACATGTTCTTAAAGCTCAGGTTGAGGGCTTCAAAGCGGGAGATTGTGGTCTGACTGAAGTCATTGCCGTACAGCTTCCCCATGGCCAAACCCACATCTCCCTGGTAAAGAGATAAAAGGAAGAAGTGCAGTTTTAGACAAGTGACAACACAAAACGATCAGTGTTAATGTAACCAGCACATGCACACCTACACAGTAGGCGTATCTCCTTACCTGTGTGAAGCCCAATTTGATGCGTCTCTGTTTGAAAGTGCGGGCAAACtgttccagctcctccaggtcACTGGGCTCCTCGGGGTGAGAGGTCACTGAGGGCACCGTGGTCACACCTCCACCGGCGCTCACCTCCACACTCTTATCTCGCTATAGCAGGTACGACGTCAGAGGAATGAAAGTGAGAAcgggagggaaagagaagaggtGTTTGTTTATCACCGGCGCAGAGAAGGGTTTTCCTTTTCCACTGACTAAGGCTTGAAAGTTTCCTCATACCTGTGCTTGGAGTCCCATTCTAGGTGGAGCAGACAGCAGGCTCCCTTGGTTTTGCTGAGGTAGCGGAATAAGATTTGGTGTCGATAGGAGtcctgagagggaaaaaagagaaaattatcAACTATAATTATGAccaaaaaaagctgattttatGTTAACAACTCATCttatttctgacaaaaacacagaaaataatcccAGTAAGAGGCCTGCCCACCTTGCTGGCCCTGCTGTGCCTGTGGGAGGAGGAACTGGGCAGGAGACGGGAGCGGGTGGCCGGGCAccaacacaaactgctgaagctgcagcaacTGCTGGATGTCCTGTTCAACAAGTGAGAAAGGACAGATCAGAGAGAGAATAAGACTTTATGAATCTCTAAGGATGGAAAGAGGGCTCAGTCAAAAATGCGTTAGGGTGTTATGTTTCTTCAgctgaggagagcagcagatTTGGACTTACAGAAAACATAGAAGTAGGAGGAAAAACGTTGTTATTGCATAAagtaagagaaaagaaatggaaaatgtgtgcattcatgcaAGGCAGAAACTGTGACTCATGAAATATACAATTGACATGCATGAAGAATTGTTCCATGACGAGTTCCTCAATCAAGCCGCGCATCAGAAAGTGGCTTTGATTGGCAGTCAGTACCTGGGCGGTGAGCTGGATTGGCTGGGAGAGGGTGAGctggggtggaggaggtgggacaGGGACACTTTGGGCTGTCTGGTCCTGTGTgctctgtccctgtccctggGACTGCGACTGGGCCTGCTGCCCTGTTTGTcccgcctgctgctgctgctgggcttgCTGATTTGCTGCAGCGGCTGCCTGAGCTTGCTGATTGGCTTGGGCAGCTGCGTGGGCAGCATGAGCGGCGTGGGCTGCGCTGgactgctgcacagctgcagccaggagcTGCGCCTGAgcctgctgcagcaacaactgctgctgtgctggCAACAGAGCTGTCAACTGGcgaagagaaagaggagaggagaggagaggagaggagaggagaggagaggagaggagaggagaggagaggagaggagaggagagggggggaaatGAGACAAAgtagaaaaagaaggaaagatcggaggaagacaaagaaggaAATAAAGTGTTCAAAAAGCAGCATGAGAGAAGCAAGCAGggtaaaagcaaagcaaagagtgtgtctgtgtgcacatatgtTGTGAGTCTGTCTTACTCCTATTTGGGAGCCGATCAGCTGTGTATGCTGCAGGGCCGTCTGTGAGGGGGTCGGGccgtgagagagaggaagggccGGGGACATCTCAGCACACTCCTCCATCTTAGTCTGTGTGGAAGATAACAGAGGGGTAAATGTAGGGGTAAAtgctgatttaaaaacaaaacaaaacaaaacaaaaaacatacatgcatCCAAAGCACAAGTCCACCCATTTAGAATCTATATAAGCTTACCTGGCTATTTAAGGTCATGATAGGCAGCGCTGGTTATTGAAATTTTATGTGAAATTATGTGTG
Above is a window of Chelmon rostratus isolate fCheRos1 chromosome 8, fCheRos1.pri, whole genome shotgun sequence DNA encoding:
- the pou2f2a gene encoding LOW QUALITY PROTEIN: POU domain, class 2, transcription factor 2 (The sequence of the model RefSeq protein was modified relative to this genomic sequence to represent the inferred CDS: substituted 2 bases at 2 genomic stop codons), which translates into the protein MFVPLPVPFVFQRTAPDLNAWRLKSPLALRSNSDIRMSKPVEVEKAGADSPLEGTDSERNGPESNHQAQSMKVNPFPLSPTLSSSKTKMEECAEMSPALPLSHGPTPSQTALQHTQLIGSQIGLTALLPAQQQLLLQQAQAQLLAAAVQQSSAAHAAHAAHAAAQANQQAQAAAAANQQAQQQQQAGQTGQQAQSQSQGQGQSTQDQTAQSVPVPPPPPQLTLSQPIQLTAQDIQQLLQLQQFVLVPGHPLPSPAQFLLPQAQQGQQGLLSTPNLIPLPQQNQGSLLSAPPRMGLQAQVXGNFQALVSGKGKPFSAPVINKHLFSFPPVLTFIPLTSYLLXRDKSVEVSAGGGVTTVPSVTSHPEEPSDLEELEQFARTFKQRRIKLGFTQGDVGLAMGKLYGNDFSQTTISRFEALNLSFKNMCKLKPLLEKWLNDAETMSIDSTLPSPSSLSSSSLGFDGVPGRRRKKRTSIETNVRVALERAFMTNQKPTSEEILLIAEQLNMEKEVIRVWFCNRRQKEKRINPSSATPPLPSQPPAAPPTHKPPCYSPHMMSSQLSQAVTSLSSTTVTTMSSVCPLTSSLTSTHPSLSSAPSPVTPPPPPRSTASPATPSHSTLNLNTGNTVMGVNTGMSQALLGNNPLATIQALAASGGQLPLSSLEGASKVMLASGGQAGGLPSSLFLNHPALLHMGQNPGAGLISAAVAKASQPSPFPSVSSISPTPCSPSPCSSPASSCSSSEMAHSPTSLGGAKME